A window of the Cystobacter fuscus genome harbors these coding sequences:
- a CDS encoding PilZ domain-containing protein has translation MSDKRKNARVPLDIYLNKYMSGVPYMVHASDISQEGVSLGRLIEPEQSASRVGLQFQLPGSEEVIYAEGEVVREWVEASPRPHERSGVRFTLLTSRHRQMIDEYVSRGTRGH, from the coding sequence ATGAGCGACAAGCGGAAGAACGCGCGGGTTCCCCTCGACATCTACCTGAACAAGTACATGTCGGGTGTGCCGTACATGGTGCACGCCAGCGACATCAGTCAGGAGGGCGTGAGTCTGGGACGCCTCATCGAGCCCGAGCAGTCCGCCAGTCGGGTGGGGTTGCAGTTCCAGCTCCCCGGCTCCGAGGAAGTCATCTACGCCGAGGGCGAGGTGGTGCGCGAGTGGGTGGAGGCCAGTCCTCGTCCGCACGAGCGCTCGGGCGTGCGCTTCACGCTGCTCACCTCGCGGCACCGGCAGATGATCGACGAGTACGTGTCGCGCGGCACGCGAGGCCACTGA
- a CDS encoding cold-shock protein: MATGTVKWFNDAKGFGFITQDGGGEDVFCHHTAIQVDGFRTLAEGQQVEFEVTRGPKGLQAQNVRPV, from the coding sequence ATGGCGACTGGTACCGTGAAGTGGTTCAACGATGCGAAGGGCTTTGGATTCATCACGCAGGACGGCGGTGGCGAGGACGTGTTCTGCCACCACACCGCCATCCAGGTGGATGGGTTCCGCACCCTGGCCGAGGGCCAGCAGGTGGAGTTCGAGGTGACCCGCGGCCCCAAGGGCTTGCAGGCGCAGAACGTTCGCCCGGTGTAA
- a CDS encoding FKBP-type peptidyl-prolyl cis-trans isomerase — MRLGVLAAAVIGFTGMQALAQAPAPAPAPASSSSASLKTEDDKAIYALGLSIGRSIKIFDLSPAEIEIVKKGLTDSLTNAKPAVDLDTYGPKLQALAKGRQEKVGQKFLEDAAKEKGAVKLPSGIIFKELKAGTGASPKATDTVKVNYRGTLTNGTEFDSSYKRGEPAEFPLNGVIPCWTEGVQKLKVGGKAQLVCPAKQAYGEQGSPPTIPPNATLVFEVELLGIGGQGADVPRATPEPKK, encoded by the coding sequence ATGCGATTGGGTGTACTGGCAGCGGCGGTCATCGGTTTCACTGGAATGCAGGCCCTGGCGCAGGCCCCGGCTCCGGCTCCGGCCCCGGCCTCCTCGTCCTCGGCTTCGCTCAAGACGGAGGATGACAAGGCGATCTACGCGCTCGGGCTGTCGATCGGCCGGAGCATCAAGATCTTCGACCTGAGCCCGGCGGAGATCGAGATCGTCAAGAAGGGCCTGACGGACTCGCTCACCAACGCCAAGCCCGCGGTGGACCTGGACACGTACGGGCCCAAGCTGCAGGCGCTCGCCAAGGGCCGGCAGGAGAAGGTCGGCCAGAAGTTCCTGGAGGACGCCGCCAAGGAGAAGGGCGCCGTGAAGCTGCCCTCCGGCATCATCTTCAAGGAGCTCAAGGCGGGCACCGGCGCGAGCCCCAAGGCGACCGACACCGTGAAGGTCAACTACCGCGGCACGCTCACCAACGGCACGGAGTTCGACAGCTCCTACAAGCGCGGCGAGCCGGCCGAGTTCCCCCTCAACGGCGTCATCCCCTGCTGGACCGAGGGCGTGCAGAAGCTGAAGGTGGGCGGCAAGGCGCAGCTCGTGTGCCCCGCCAAGCAGGCCTACGGGGAGCAGGGCTCGCCTCCCACCATCCCGCCCAACGCCACCCTGGTGTTCGAGGTGGAGCTGCTGGGCATCGGCGGTCAGGGCGCCGACGTGCCGCGCGCCACGCCCGAGCCCAAGAAGTAG
- a CDS encoding nuclear transport factor 2 family protein, producing MSHQEDALQNPNIRLFVSGYRALLDGNAEGFVDMWAEDGSLDFPYAPPGFPQRLDDKAAIREHLRRFPEMLRIDRLSEPVFHQSQDPRVLIAEFSCEGQAVATGRPYNQKYISVVEFRDGRIVKYRDYWNPVIALRAMAIPLDTKEG from the coding sequence ATGAGTCACCAGGAAGACGCGCTCCAGAACCCCAACATCCGGCTGTTCGTGTCGGGCTACCGGGCCCTGCTCGACGGGAATGCCGAGGGCTTCGTGGACATGTGGGCCGAGGACGGCTCGCTGGATTTCCCCTATGCCCCCCCGGGCTTCCCCCAGCGGCTCGACGACAAGGCGGCCATCCGTGAGCACTTGCGGAGGTTCCCCGAGATGCTGCGCATCGACCGCCTCAGCGAGCCGGTCTTCCATCAGTCCCAGGATCCGCGGGTGCTCATCGCGGAGTTCTCCTGCGAGGGGCAGGCCGTGGCCACCGGCAGGCCGTACAACCAGAAGTACATCTCGGTGGTCGAGTTCCGGGATGGGCGGATCGTGAAGTACCGGGACTACTGGAACCCGGTGATCGCGCTGCGGGCCATGGCCATTCCCTTGGACACCAAGGAGGGATGA
- a CDS encoding AI-2E family transporter has product MKAPVAPRAVETPAEPALKVVRSEPEALLSEAEARRVDFVWSAVMVGVLGLVFALLSVFGGVAVPVLLALGTAYVLNPVVTGLERRGIDRTWGTSAVFAACTLATAGGVLYLVPVFRDEAAKLPEFFVRASSQVVPQVESLLGHPLPDLLQQRMTELGGRASELLQSAGPTAARLVASFAGNTARFVTTLLGLLVVPVLAFFFLQDYPRLVELVRGLVPRRAERLVSQRFSEVDDVLSAFVRGQVTVGAILSVLYSVGLGFARIDMAIVIGVIAGFGNMVPYLGTGVGVVLALLGVMLSWQGAWQLAVVVGTFVVGQMAEGFIITPRVVGDKVGLSSMAVIIAILAFGELFGFTGILLAVPTTAILKVVLSVVVERYQKTSVYTGEKPTP; this is encoded by the coding sequence GTGAAGGCGCCCGTGGCCCCGAGGGCGGTAGAGACTCCGGCGGAACCGGCGCTGAAGGTGGTCCGGAGCGAGCCCGAGGCCCTGCTGTCGGAAGCCGAGGCCCGGCGGGTGGACTTCGTCTGGTCGGCGGTGATGGTGGGCGTGCTGGGGCTGGTGTTCGCGCTGCTCTCGGTCTTCGGCGGAGTGGCGGTCCCGGTGCTGCTGGCGCTGGGCACGGCCTATGTGCTCAACCCCGTCGTCACGGGCCTGGAGCGCCGGGGGATTGATCGGACGTGGGGGACGAGCGCGGTGTTCGCCGCGTGCACGCTGGCGACTGCCGGAGGGGTGCTCTACCTGGTGCCCGTCTTCCGGGACGAGGCCGCGAAGCTGCCGGAGTTCTTCGTGCGGGCGAGCTCGCAGGTGGTGCCCCAGGTGGAGTCGTTGTTGGGCCATCCCCTGCCGGATCTGCTCCAGCAGCGCATGACGGAGCTGGGCGGACGGGCGTCGGAGCTGTTGCAGAGCGCGGGACCCACCGCGGCGCGGCTGGTGGCGAGTTTCGCGGGCAACACGGCGCGCTTCGTGACCACGCTGCTGGGGCTGTTGGTGGTGCCGGTGCTGGCCTTCTTCTTCCTGCAGGACTACCCCCGGCTGGTGGAGCTGGTGCGCGGGTTGGTGCCCCGCCGGGCGGAGCGGCTGGTGAGCCAGCGCTTCTCCGAGGTGGATGACGTGCTGTCGGCCTTCGTGCGCGGACAGGTGACGGTGGGGGCGATCCTGTCGGTGCTCTACAGCGTGGGGCTGGGGTTCGCGCGCATCGACATGGCGATCGTCATCGGGGTGATCGCGGGCTTTGGCAACATGGTGCCCTACCTGGGCACGGGCGTGGGCGTGGTGCTGGCGCTGCTGGGGGTGATGCTGTCCTGGCAGGGCGCGTGGCAGCTCGCCGTCGTGGTGGGCACGTTCGTGGTGGGGCAGATGGCCGAGGGCTTCATCATCACGCCGCGCGTCGTGGGCGACAAGGTGGGCCTGTCCTCGATGGCCGTCATCATCGCCATCCTGGCGTTTGGCGAGCTGTTCGGCTTCACCGGCATCCTGCTCGCGGTGCCCACGACGGCCATCCTCAAGGTGGTGCTGAGCGTGGTGGTGGAGCGCTACCAGAAGACGTCCGTCTATACGGGCGAGAAGCCCACCCCCTGA
- a CDS encoding ergot alkaloid biosynthesis protein yields the protein MSKPGILVTGGTGKTGGRVVRRLKELGWPVRLASRSGSAPEGVEAVRFDWNQPEGHARALDGVERVYLVAPVGDTDPLPIMSAFVERARAAGVRRFVLLSASSLPEGGPAMGGVHRLLRETAPEWTVLRPSWFMQNFSEGQHQATLRDEGALYSATGEGRVPFIDADDIAEVGVRALIDEQAHNTAHLLTGPRALSYAEAAGIIGAALGRPVRHVNLSEEALAERWSRLGMARDYAALLASMDGAIARGAEDRTTATVEQVTGRPPRDFVDFARASVSAWRGQG from the coding sequence ATGAGCAAGCCTGGGATTCTCGTGACGGGTGGTACGGGCAAGACGGGTGGCCGCGTGGTCCGGCGGCTGAAGGAGCTGGGTTGGCCGGTGCGTCTGGCCAGCCGCTCGGGGAGCGCGCCCGAGGGAGTCGAGGCTGTGCGCTTCGACTGGAACCAACCGGAGGGCCACGCCCGCGCGCTGGACGGCGTGGAGCGCGTCTACCTGGTCGCGCCGGTGGGAGACACGGATCCGCTGCCGATCATGTCGGCGTTCGTCGAGCGGGCGCGCGCGGCGGGGGTGCGCCGGTTCGTGTTGCTCAGCGCCTCGTCGTTGCCGGAGGGTGGACCGGCCATGGGCGGCGTGCACCGGTTGTTGCGCGAGACCGCGCCGGAGTGGACCGTGCTGCGCCCCTCGTGGTTCATGCAGAACTTCTCCGAGGGGCAGCACCAGGCCACCTTGCGAGATGAAGGGGCGCTGTACTCGGCGACGGGCGAGGGACGCGTGCCCTTCATCGACGCCGACGACATCGCGGAGGTGGGCGTCCGGGCGCTCATCGACGAGCAGGCGCACAACACGGCGCACCTGCTGACGGGGCCTCGCGCGCTGAGCTACGCGGAAGCGGCGGGCATCATCGGCGCCGCGCTGGGCCGGCCCGTGCGCCACGTCAACCTGTCGGAAGAGGCGCTCGCCGAGCGCTGGAGCCGCCTGGGAATGGCGCGGGACTACGCCGCGCTGCTGGCGTCCATGGATGGAGCCATTGCCCGGGGGGCGGAGGATCGGACGACCGCCACCGTCGAGCAGGTGACGGGGCGGCCTCCGAGGGATTTCGTGGACTTCGCCCGGGCCTCGGTGTCGGCCTGGCGCGGGCAGGGATGA
- a CDS encoding DUF3105 domain-containing protein — MSSPLRLVHLLSWVLLSACGPSLPDDAECAPYDFPLSPAPASTQHVSCSSTQCGDGLNPPTSGPHCANTLSCRAYDTEPNRCMWVHNLEHGHAVFLYNCPEGCPEIVATLTELQKEARVGSNGVVRALVAPDSRIPTRVAALLWRRSWSADTPDPVALRCLLRLQDQGAPEPELSCLP; from the coding sequence ATGTCGTCGCCCCTGCGCCTCGTCCACCTCCTGTCGTGGGTTCTCCTCTCCGCGTGCGGCCCGAGTCTTCCCGACGACGCGGAGTGTGCACCCTATGACTTTCCGCTCTCCCCCGCCCCCGCGAGCACCCAGCACGTGTCCTGCTCGAGCACCCAGTGCGGGGACGGCCTGAATCCGCCCACCAGCGGGCCGCATTGCGCGAACACCTTGAGCTGCCGGGCGTATGACACCGAGCCCAACCGGTGCATGTGGGTACACAACCTGGAGCACGGGCACGCCGTCTTCCTCTACAACTGCCCCGAGGGTTGCCCCGAGATCGTCGCCACGCTGACGGAACTCCAGAAGGAGGCCCGCGTGGGAAGCAACGGCGTGGTGCGCGCCCTCGTCGCGCCGGACTCGCGCATCCCCACGCGCGTGGCCGCCCTGCTGTGGCGGCGCTCCTGGAGCGCGGACACTCCCGACCCCGTGGCCCTGCGCTGCCTGCTGCGCCTGCAAGACCAGGGCGCCCCCGAACCCGAGCTGTCCTGCCTTCCATGA
- a CDS encoding PEGA domain-containing protein yields the protein MWVCGLGLGCASGPGAVQSPTVDRAREMLRTGRARGGNLVLRCEPGDADVYLDGVAQGFCSDFGDAQGGLHVGEGLHRVDVKKDGYWPYTTYYEPGRARAALTIQLRERAPGGGQSP from the coding sequence GTGTGGGTGTGCGGGCTGGGGCTCGGGTGTGCGTCGGGTCCCGGGGCGGTGCAGTCCCCGACGGTGGATCGGGCGCGCGAGATGCTGCGGACCGGACGGGCGCGTGGAGGCAACCTGGTGTTGCGGTGCGAGCCCGGGGACGCGGACGTGTACCTGGATGGGGTCGCCCAGGGCTTCTGCTCGGACTTCGGGGACGCCCAGGGGGGGTTGCACGTGGGCGAGGGCCTGCACCGCGTCGACGTGAAGAAGGACGGCTACTGGCCCTACACCACGTACTACGAGCCCGGCCGGGCCCGGGCGGCGTTGACCATCCAGCTGCGGGAGAGGGCGCCGGGGGGTGGGCAGTCCCCGTGA
- a CDS encoding M2 family metallopeptidase produces MTHTPLRSFFLRAALLAVPLAASAGCTSSAHGATAAPSEAAPGATPATVPPQSATTQADGAALTAEDARQFATRVNDELKRLWVKQATADWIKSTYITDDTERNAASVNEEVMAYLSQAIPQAARFKDVKGLDAESARVLRLLRLSSMLPAPNEPAQRSELASIAAKLEGIYGKGKYCGKDGKGACKDLGELSDVMATNRDYNTLLEAWVGWHTISQPMRPLYERLVSLSNAGAQEIGFKDLGALWRSNYDMPPEAFEQEAQRLWGQVKPLYDDLHCYVRARLAKQYGEDKVPAGKAIPAHLLGNMWAQEWNNIYGLVEPYKGQPSLDVDAELKKQKYDAIRMVKLGEGFFTSLGLKPLPETFWQRSQFTKPRDREVVCHASAWDVTYDNDLRIKMCIKTTEEDLVTIHHELGHDYYYTYYYKLPVLFQQGANDGFHEAIGDAITLSITPGYLKQMGLLKDVPTGDKGLINLQMKDAMEKVAFLPFGLLVDQWRWEVFSGRVTPADYNASWWALREKYQGVRAPVERSEKDFDAGAKYHVPANVPYTRYFLARILQFQFHRALCQAAGHQGPLHECSIYGNKEAGKRLQAMLELGASKPWPEALVALTGQREMDASAMLEYFTPLRRWLQEQNKGQQCGW; encoded by the coding sequence ATGACTCACACCCCGCTCCGTTCCTTCTTCCTGCGCGCGGCCCTCCTGGCCGTGCCGCTCGCCGCCTCCGCTGGCTGCACGTCCTCGGCCCATGGCGCCACGGCCGCGCCCTCCGAGGCCGCTCCCGGCGCGACCCCCGCGACGGTTCCCCCCCAGTCCGCCACCACGCAGGCCGACGGGGCGGCCCTCACCGCGGAGGACGCGCGCCAGTTCGCCACCCGCGTGAATGACGAGCTCAAGCGCTTGTGGGTGAAGCAGGCCACGGCCGATTGGATCAAATCCACCTACATCACCGACGACACGGAGCGCAACGCGGCGAGCGTCAACGAGGAGGTGATGGCCTACCTCAGCCAGGCCATCCCGCAGGCCGCGCGCTTCAAGGACGTGAAGGGGCTGGATGCGGAGTCCGCGCGCGTGCTGCGGCTGCTGCGGCTGTCCTCCATGCTGCCCGCGCCCAACGAGCCGGCGCAGCGCTCGGAGCTGGCGTCCATCGCCGCGAAGCTCGAGGGCATCTACGGCAAGGGCAAGTATTGCGGCAAGGATGGCAAGGGGGCCTGCAAGGACCTGGGCGAGCTGTCCGACGTCATGGCCACCAACCGCGACTACAACACGCTGCTGGAGGCGTGGGTGGGGTGGCACACCATCTCCCAGCCCATGCGTCCGCTCTACGAGCGCCTGGTGTCGCTGTCCAACGCGGGTGCCCAGGAGATCGGCTTCAAGGACCTGGGGGCGCTGTGGCGCTCGAACTACGACATGCCGCCCGAGGCCTTCGAGCAGGAGGCCCAGCGGCTGTGGGGGCAGGTCAAGCCGCTCTATGACGACCTGCACTGCTACGTGCGCGCCCGTCTCGCCAAGCAGTACGGCGAGGACAAGGTGCCCGCGGGCAAGGCCATTCCCGCGCACCTGTTGGGCAACATGTGGGCGCAGGAGTGGAACAACATCTATGGCCTCGTGGAGCCCTACAAGGGCCAGCCCAGCCTGGACGTGGACGCGGAGCTGAAGAAGCAGAAGTACGACGCCATCCGCATGGTGAAGCTGGGCGAGGGGTTCTTCACCTCGCTGGGCCTCAAGCCCCTGCCGGAGACGTTCTGGCAGCGCTCGCAGTTCACCAAGCCGCGCGATCGCGAGGTGGTGTGCCATGCCAGCGCGTGGGACGTCACCTACGACAACGACTTGCGCATCAAGATGTGCATCAAGACCACCGAGGAGGACCTGGTCACCATCCACCACGAGCTGGGGCACGACTACTACTACACGTATTACTACAAGCTGCCGGTGCTCTTTCAGCAGGGCGCCAATGATGGCTTTCACGAGGCCATCGGTGATGCCATCACCCTGTCCATCACCCCGGGCTATCTCAAACAGATGGGCCTGTTGAAGGACGTGCCCACGGGGGACAAGGGCCTCATCAACCTGCAGATGAAGGACGCGATGGAGAAGGTGGCCTTCCTGCCCTTCGGTCTGCTGGTGGATCAATGGCGTTGGGAGGTGTTCTCCGGGCGGGTGACGCCGGCGGACTACAACGCGTCCTGGTGGGCGCTGCGCGAGAAGTACCAGGGCGTGCGCGCGCCGGTGGAGCGCTCGGAGAAGGACTTCGACGCGGGCGCCAAGTACCACGTCCCCGCCAACGTGCCCTACACGCGCTACTTCCTGGCGCGCATCCTCCAATTCCAGTTCCACCGCGCCCTCTGCCAGGCCGCCGGCCACCAGGGCCCGCTGCACGAGTGCTCCATCTATGGCAACAAGGAGGCTGGCAAACGGCTCCAGGCCATGCTGGAGCTGGGCGCGAGCAAGCCCTGGCCCGAGGCGCTCGTGGCGCTCACCGGCCAGCGGGAGATGGATGCTTCGGCCATGCTGGAATACTTCACTCCCCTGCGTCGCTGGTTGCAGGAACAGAACAAGGGACAGCAGTGCGGTTGGTAA
- a CDS encoding uracil-DNA glycosylase, translated as MERDVAGLGLLHEEIIACRACPRLVEWREKIAREKRRAYRDWTYWGRAVPGFGDPRAGMVIVGLAPAAHGANRTGRYFTGDRSGEFLFAGLHRAGFANQPRSDHRDDGLELTGAFISAPCRCAPPDNKPLPEELVRCTPFFDRELALLPVRVVLALGSIAWNATLAWMQRTGVELPSPRPAFGHGAELAVPGAPVLLGSYHVSQQNTQTGRLTPAMFDAVTARARVLLASAREERARVSLFP; from the coding sequence ATGGAGCGGGACGTGGCGGGCCTCGGGCTCCTTCATGAGGAAATCATCGCCTGCCGGGCCTGTCCCCGGCTGGTGGAGTGGCGGGAGAAGATCGCCCGGGAGAAGCGCCGGGCCTACCGGGACTGGACGTACTGGGGCCGGGCGGTGCCGGGGTTTGGAGATCCCCGGGCGGGCATGGTCATCGTGGGACTGGCGCCCGCGGCGCATGGTGCCAACCGGACGGGCCGGTACTTCACGGGGGACCGGTCGGGAGAGTTCCTGTTCGCCGGGCTGCACCGGGCGGGGTTCGCCAATCAGCCCCGGAGCGACCACCGCGACGACGGGCTGGAGCTGACCGGGGCCTTCATCTCCGCGCCCTGCCGGTGCGCGCCTCCCGACAACAAGCCCCTGCCGGAGGAGCTGGTGCGCTGCACGCCCTTCTTCGACCGGGAGCTGGCCCTGCTGCCCGTCCGGGTGGTCCTGGCGCTGGGGAGCATCGCCTGGAACGCGACGCTCGCCTGGATGCAGCGCACGGGGGTGGAGCTTCCCTCGCCCCGGCCCGCCTTCGGCCACGGGGCCGAGCTGGCCGTGCCGGGGGCTCCGGTGCTGCTGGGCAGCTACCACGTCAGCCAGCAGAACACCCAGACGGGGCGGCTCACCCCCGCCATGTTCGACGCGGTGACGGCCCGGGCCCGGGTGTTGTTGGCGTCCGCGCGGGAAGAGCGCGCACGCGTGTCGCTGTTTCCTTGA
- a CDS encoding TetR/AcrR family transcriptional regulator, translated as MRRTQRKVAGAAVLQADVTSAITRALFRELAKTGYAALSIEAVAKRAGVGKAAIYRRWPSKLEMVSELLAEVGTDLIDIPDTGSLRGDVAALLEQTRALLRRPLITRILPDMHAEMRRTPALSSAVRTGIQQGRRARAQELLRRAMDRGELSPDLDVDLALDLLGAPLYWRVIVTGQSTPPDYLERLTAMTLGGLRALSEQAATGKR; from the coding sequence ATGCGAAGAACGCAGAGGAAGGTCGCCGGAGCGGCGGTGCTCCAGGCCGACGTCACCAGCGCCATCACCCGCGCCCTGTTCCGCGAGCTGGCGAAGACGGGGTATGCCGCGCTGAGCATCGAGGCCGTGGCCAAGCGCGCCGGGGTGGGCAAGGCGGCCATCTACCGGCGCTGGCCCTCGAAGCTGGAGATGGTGTCGGAGCTGCTCGCCGAGGTGGGCACCGATCTGATCGACATCCCGGACACGGGGTCGCTGCGCGGCGACGTCGCGGCCCTGCTCGAGCAGACCCGGGCCCTGCTGCGCCGGCCGCTCATCACGCGCATCCTGCCGGACATGCACGCGGAGATGCGACGCACACCGGCGCTCTCCTCGGCGGTGCGCACGGGAATCCAACAGGGACGGCGCGCCCGGGCCCAGGAGCTGTTGCGCCGGGCCATGGACCGGGGCGAGCTGTCACCCGACCTCGATGTCGACCTCGCCCTGGATCTGCTCGGCGCCCCGCTCTATTGGCGGGTGATCGTGACGGGGCAATCCACCCCGCCGGACTACCTCGAGCGGCTCACCGCCATGACCCTCGGCGGCCTGCGCGCGCTCTCCGAGCAGGCCGCCACCGGGAAGCGCTGA
- a CDS encoding heparan-alpha-glucosaminide N-acetyltransferase domain-containing protein: protein MSPPPALERVRAIDWLRGLAVLMMIQCHALVLLRPDLRVSKAARELLRADGVVAPAFLFSAGFALALLLVRSTASGRRGERLGRNLRRILQVLGAATLVNWMWFPLFQEPRWLVRMDILHCVGLSLLLLLGVGAGLASRPRVLRGVTLALAFITFFLSPLSEDVSGPWAFLLNKSTGAVFPLLPWLGFAWLGAYAGAVTGEQGRSGLVRALLLLIGLGLAGSYAARPLKALYPDHHFYVTNPSNAAERWLWVCIPLLALVALEAWRGSEGVPSRLRRFVESFGSSSLSAYVIHLGLLYFHVFGFSFEVVWGNRCGWGQYALLTGLLILLTYALCQGLELVRDLPLRRLLSRAARQGREEEFARPR from the coding sequence ATGAGCCCTCCGCCTGCCCTCGAGCGGGTGCGCGCCATCGACTGGCTGCGTGGACTCGCCGTGCTGATGATGATCCAATGCCACGCGCTCGTGCTGCTGCGGCCGGACCTGCGCGTGAGCAAGGCGGCGAGGGAGCTGCTCCGGGCGGACGGCGTGGTGGCCCCGGCCTTCCTCTTCTCCGCGGGCTTCGCGCTCGCTCTCCTGCTGGTGCGCAGCACCGCGAGCGGCAGGCGCGGCGAGCGGCTCGGGCGCAACCTGCGGCGGATCCTCCAGGTGCTCGGCGCGGCCACGCTCGTCAACTGGATGTGGTTTCCCCTGTTCCAGGAGCCACGGTGGCTCGTGCGCATGGACATCCTGCACTGCGTGGGACTGTCGCTGCTGCTCCTGCTGGGCGTCGGCGCGGGCCTGGCCTCACGGCCTCGCGTGCTGCGCGGAGTGACCCTGGCGCTGGCGTTCATCACCTTCTTCCTCTCGCCCCTGAGCGAGGACGTGAGCGGGCCCTGGGCCTTCCTGCTCAACAAGTCCACCGGGGCGGTGTTTCCCTTGTTGCCCTGGCTCGGCTTCGCCTGGCTCGGCGCGTACGCGGGAGCCGTCACCGGAGAGCAGGGCCGCTCGGGGCTCGTGAGGGCCCTGCTGCTGCTCATCGGGCTCGGGTTGGCCGGCTCGTACGCCGCGCGGCCCCTCAAGGCCCTCTACCCGGACCACCACTTCTACGTCACCAACCCCTCCAACGCGGCCGAGCGCTGGCTGTGGGTGTGCATCCCGCTGCTCGCGCTGGTGGCGCTGGAGGCGTGGCGGGGTTCGGAGGGAGTCCCCTCACGGCTCCGCCGCTTCGTGGAGTCCTTCGGCTCCTCGTCCCTGTCCGCGTACGTCATCCACCTGGGGCTGCTCTACTTCCACGTCTTCGGCTTCAGCTTCGAGGTGGTGTGGGGCAACCGCTGTGGCTGGGGACAGTATGCCCTGCTGACGGGGCTGCTCATCCTGCTGACCTACGCGCTGTGCCAGGGCCTGGAGCTGGTGCGAGACCTGCCGCTGCGACGGCT